A single genomic interval of Pirellulales bacterium harbors:
- a CDS encoding enoyl-CoA hydratase/isomerase family protein — MTTGYVRTEIEDAILHVRLARPEKRNALTPDMIREIGAAVATADEQPAIRAVIVSAEGPLFSAGIDIMSLAQSKGEAGDQNPARWLRRLASDLQLALDQIERVEAPVIGALQGQVIGLGLELALAFDLRVASDDLKLSIPEARMGLVADVGGTTRLSRVVGPSRAKDMLMTARSVDAQEALSWGLVNRVVPAAQLMEATRKLTSEITANAPLAVGLAKLIVDQGDGLDKHTQLAIERWAQSQLITTEDVGEAMTAFFEKRPPRFKGR; from the coding sequence ACGCGCTGACGCCCGACATGATCCGCGAGATTGGCGCCGCCGTGGCCACGGCCGACGAACAGCCGGCAATCCGCGCGGTGATCGTCTCGGCCGAGGGGCCCTTGTTCTCGGCGGGCATCGACATCATGTCGCTTGCCCAGAGCAAGGGGGAGGCGGGCGACCAGAATCCCGCGCGCTGGCTGCGACGATTGGCCAGCGACTTGCAACTGGCGCTCGATCAGATCGAACGGGTCGAGGCGCCAGTGATCGGCGCGCTGCAAGGGCAGGTGATCGGCCTGGGGCTCGAACTGGCGTTGGCCTTCGATCTGCGGGTGGCGAGCGACGACTTGAAGCTGAGCATCCCCGAAGCGCGAATGGGCCTGGTGGCCGATGTGGGGGGGACGACGCGGTTGTCGCGCGTGGTCGGCCCCAGCCGCGCCAAGGACATGCTGATGACCGCGCGCTCGGTCGACGCGCAAGAGGCGTTGTCCTGGGGACTGGTGAACCGCGTGGTTCCGGCCGCGCAGCTTATGGAGGCCACGCGCAAGCTGACCAGCGAGATCACCGCCAACGCGCCCCTGGCGGTGGGACTGGCCAAGTTGATCGTCGATCAGGGGGACGGGCTCGACAAGCACACGCAACTTGCCATCGAGCGCTGGGCGCAGAGCCAGCTCATCACCACCGAGGATGTGGGCGAGGCGATGACGGCGTTTTTTGAGAAACGCCCCCCGCGTTTCAAAGGCCGCTAA